CAAAGAGTCAACCGGTCCAGAAGAGAGGCCGTCTCGCCGGACCGGGAAGTTGTCGGGGGCGCCGGCGTCCAAATGACGAAGGAAGAGTTGTAATAACAGATAAAGgtataataaaaagaaattggaaaaagtgcaggaaaaaaactgcaaaactgtcaaaaaaacatgagacaacgtcagaaaaaaacaaccaaaacgttgttgttgaaaaaaatgccGTCCAAATAAGAAACAAAGACTTGTCAAGTCCAAGATCAGGACTGGTCgagaccaagacaagtccaagaccaggagtggtcgagaccaagacaagtccaagaccaggagtGGTTGAGatcaagacaagtccaagaccaggacaaaaaaagcaaccaaaagctggaaaaaacattaaaaaaagaaacaaaattgtgaaaacaattgttgaataaaatcaattaaaatgttgaaaataaaaacagaaattccGGCACCATCTGAAATCGTGCCCCAGGTCTGGCTCTTCCCCAGGTCCGGCTCTGACCCAGGTCCGGCTCTGCTGGGTATAAAAAGATCCATCATCCCTCGCCGTCCATAACTTGTATCAGAGACCTCTGAACCAGGTTCCTCTGGGCCACCAGACTTTCTGTCAGGTCTCTCCAGGTGTCTCCGCCAGCGAGTCTGAGGGAGACGTCTGTCCTCTTGTCTCATATTCGTATGTGGAAGTTACTGaagacagaaacataaaacacaatcatCCTTCAACACTGCACGTGTATCAGTCACCAACCAAACTCAAATTTTCAGCCTATTTAAGAAAAAGAACTGAagacagaaatataaaatgtcacTAAAGACACACCCCGGGTCTGTCTCCATGCCGCGGGCTGTTCAGACCGCCGGGCAGGAAGTGGAACAGCGTGAACATCCAGTCAGTTTACTaaaacacccccacccccacagaAAACCTCTGTCTGGCTTTTGACTCTTTCTTAATTGTGAAGTACTTTGAGAACTTCAATGTTCTGAGCCAATAATGTCGATTATTCTGCAGAATGACGCCTTCAGGTAAcgttttgaatgcaggacttttactttggtAGCAGACGTACCTCAGGAAGTCCGGAGCCTTTGAGATCATGTTCTCGAAGTCGGAGAAGGACAGCTTTGAGTCTCCGTCCAGGTCGGCCTCCTCGATGGATTTGTCACAGACCAGCGTGACTTCTTCGGGGGTCAAATCTCCTTTAGTCAGCTTGTTCAGAGTCTTCCTTAGATCCTCCTTACAGATGAAGCTGTCCCTGTTAAAGTCTGGACCAGAGAAGCACAACGGTACTACAGTCTGGACCAGAGAAGTACAACAGTACTACAGTCTGGACCAGAGAACCACAACGGTACTACAGTTTGGACCAGAGAACCACGACGGTACTACAGTCTGGACCAGAGAAATACAACAGTACTACATTCTGGACCAGAGAACTACAACGGTACTACAGTCTGGACAAGAGAACTACAGCGGTACTACAGTCTGGACAAGAGAACTACAGCGGTACTACAGTCTGGACCAGAGGACTACAACGGTACTACAGTCTGGACAAGAGAACTACAGCGGTACTACAGTCTGGACCAGAGGACTACAACGGTACTACAGTCTGGACCAGAGAACTACAACGTGTGAATATGTTGCAAAGAAGAAATAATTTCTAATGAGTTTGTTTATTGTCACGGAACAGATCAACGTTCTAGAACATTCTAGAACTCTGAACATTTTAGAACTCTGAACATTTTGAGATCAAAGTCCAAACAGTTTCAGGGGAAAAGAATCAGCCAAAGTTGTAAAATTGAGAAAAGACGACATACTTTGAGCCCAGAGTGAGGACTATGTGTCTCTCGGGTCTCACCGTAGATCTTGAAGGCGTAGATGGTTTTGAGTTCTCTGGGGGACGTTTCGCTCAGAGCAGAAAACATGTCCACGAAGTCGTTGAAGCTAAGGTTACCCTGTCCGTCCTCGGAGAACGTCTCCACGATCCGGTCCCTGAACGGGTTCTCCTGCGGGACATCACAAGCACATGGGACAAAAAGACAAGAATTAGTTGACAAGCCTgaacatttggagaaaaaatggCGTGAAacttaaaatcaaaaaagtttaaacattttatgaaaagaggtttaaaaaaaaaattcggATGAGAAGTCGGACAATGTTTTGGACAAAAATTCGAGAACAAAGTCCAAAATAATTTGACAAAAGTTGGACGTTTTTGAGTGAAAAAGGCAGAACATTTTGAGAAGAAATCTcatgaaatttaaaaacagaaacagttcAAACATACCAAGTTTTTGATCAATTTCAGCAAGTCGTACAACTTTTTGGACAAAACATTAAGGACAAAGTCAAATAATTTGACAAAAGTCTGTagattttgagaaaaaagtccCAGATACTGCCAGAGCGTGGACatgtcctggtcttggacttgtcctggtcttggacttgtcttggactggCGGTCCGCGGCGTACCTTGAGCTCCGGCATGGCGACGGTCAGGGCCAGGGGGACCCGGATGTCGGGGTTGTTGGTGTAGTCCAGGGGGACGAGGTGTGGAGCCAGCTCCCGGTACCTGCTGTGGAGACTACACAGAGTACACAGTGTACATGGGACAGCAGTACTACTACTGGACACACCGAGTATATATGGGAgagtctctctgctgttgtctctctgctgttgtctctctactgttgtccctctcctgttgtctctctgctgatgtctctctactgttgtctctactgttgtctctactgttgtctctcctgTTGTCCCTCTCCtgatgt
The Etheostoma cragini isolate CJK2018 chromosome 1, CSU_Ecrag_1.0, whole genome shotgun sequence genome window above contains:
- the LOC117945324 gene encoding calcium and integrin-binding family member 2-like produces the protein MGNKQTTFTDEQLEAFQDCTFFTRKEILRLHSRYRELAPHLVPLDYTNNPDIRVPLALTVAMPELKENPFRDRIVETFSEDGQGNLSFNDFVDMFSALSETSPRELKTIYAFKIYDFNRDSFICKEDLRKTLNKLTKGDLTPEEVTLVCDKSIEEADLDGDSKLSFSDFENMISKAPDFLSNFHIRI